The following proteins are encoded in a genomic region of Aquella oligotrophica:
- a CDS encoding SPFH domain-containing protein, with translation MSGLISIAIIVLAIIILLLATLFIVPQQRVAVIERFGKFNRTAAAGLNLRIPFIEQVAAKVSTQIQQLDVTTNTKTKDNVTLEIITSVQLLIDETKVFDAFYKLANPSSQIRSYIFDIVRAQVPSMTLDKVYESKDEIANNIEQALSKQMADFGYIVTKSLVTDINPDKRVLDAMNQINEQERLRDAAQAKAEAEKIIKVKQAEAEAEAMKLGGKGIADQRKEIIAGLRESIMELQEVLGSGVDPKEVMQLVITTQYFDALKEIGANSKTNTLLLPHTSQGMQTLTEQMLAANLSSDKK, from the coding sequence ATGAGTGGATTAATTAGTATTGCAATTATTGTTTTGGCTATTATCATACTGCTACTAGCAACGTTATTTATTGTTCCCCAACAACGGGTAGCTGTGATTGAGCGCTTCGGTAAATTTAACCGGACAGCTGCGGCAGGTCTTAATCTGCGGATTCCTTTTATTGAGCAGGTGGCGGCTAAAGTCTCAACGCAGATTCAACAGCTGGATGTGACGACAAATACGAAGACTAAAGACAATGTAACTTTAGAAATTATTACTTCAGTACAGCTATTGATTGATGAAACCAAGGTTTTTGATGCTTTTTATAAGCTGGCTAATCCGAGTTCGCAAATTCGCAGTTATATTTTTGATATCGTTCGAGCACAAGTACCTAGCATGACTTTGGATAAAGTTTATGAAAGTAAGGACGAAATTGCCAATAATATTGAACAGGCATTATCAAAACAAATGGCGGACTTCGGTTACATCGTAACCAAAAGCTTAGTGACAGATATTAATCCGGATAAACGGGTGCTTGATGCAATGAATCAAATCAATGAGCAGGAACGCTTGCGTGATGCGGCTCAGGCAAAAGCTGAAGCCGAGAAGATTATTAAAGTTAAGCAAGCCGAAGCGGAGGCTGAAGCAATGAAGCTTGGTGGTAAAGGTATTGCCGATCAACGGAAAGAAATTATCGCCGGTTTGCGTGAATCCATCATGGAATTGCAAGAGGTGCTAGGTAGTGGCGTTGATCCGAAAGAAGTAATGCAGCTGGTAATTACTACCCAATATTTTGATGCTTTAAAAGAAATCGGTGCTAATAGTAAAACTAATACTTTATTATTACCA
- a CDS encoding helix-turn-helix transcriptional regulator, with protein sequence MTVNPKLQFLIDNFFVSFNHQNIFCQVADINGKLVFLNDYFEKQNSIISKKNALGKSIREFILEQNYSYYEGYPEELDRIYQEVHTTRQKITFFAYAKDRNGNEYIRLANVFPLISADQELIGSYTLSWFANPFNFLINFLNDFPNCGEDKKWLINIPKLTQREHQIIFLLAHKFSQYEIADFLNISRATVQKTINESLMDKFNIYDNDSQKLIEASIKLNLHLYFPPSLLGERLLILNNDESIIRQIANKINNKS encoded by the coding sequence ATGACGGTTAACCCAAAGCTACAATTTTTGATTGATAATTTTTTTGTTTCTTTTAACCACCAGAATATTTTCTGTCAAGTAGCGGATATAAATGGAAAGCTAGTATTTCTTAATGATTATTTTGAAAAACAAAATAGTATTATTAGCAAAAAAAATGCGCTGGGTAAATCTATCCGCGAATTTATTCTTGAGCAAAATTACAGCTACTATGAGGGCTACCCAGAGGAGTTGGATCGTATTTATCAAGAAGTCCATACTACTCGCCAAAAAATAACCTTCTTTGCATATGCTAAAGATAGAAACGGCAATGAATATATTCGGTTGGCAAATGTTTTTCCATTAATTAGTGCTGATCAGGAATTAATTGGCAGCTATACTTTGTCCTGGTTTGCCAATCCATTTAATTTTCTGATAAATTTTCTTAATGATTTTCCTAATTGTGGCGAAGATAAGAAATGGCTAATAAATATTCCCAAGTTAACTCAACGGGAACATCAGATAATCTTTCTATTAGCACATAAATTTTCACAATATGAAATAGCGGATTTTCTGAATATTTCGCGAGCCACGGTTCAAAAAACCATCAATGAAAGCCTAATGGATAAATTTAACATTTATGATAATGATAGTCAGAAGTTAATCGAAGCTAGCATTAAGCTTAATTTGCATCTCTATTTTCCACCAAGCCTCCTTGGTGAACGGCTATTGATACTTAATAACGATGAATCAATAATTCGCCAAATAGCTAATAAAATCAATAACAAATCCTAA
- a CDS encoding MFS transporter yields the protein MKDSISSKINKSHIMWFSLCATLLGVSSTDIYISSLPQMVADFATSPSMINLTISCYTLAMALGGLYIGILSNRFGRRPTLLWGIALYVVSSFFIAHTSSIILMIAMRVLQGTACSAIAVITRVIFKDIMNAQEQIHANGIQVMGIVISPAIAPSIGAFMAAHFGWQSCFELSSFLGIFLLISGWFIIKETNSTPVKKLESPAKYISAYFSIFTNKAQRSLLMIIGFSFASYFVFIGISSYLYINKLGISPINYSYIFIIIAIGYFAGNSLMMYLNKNSYPTDKIISKGLLISIAGLILIISACLIPSKLLIILFLTSGVLIMRGGSALIIAPTQVKLLEEAKEQGALAVGLAQFTQFALSSITASLVVMFHDIPLTGMIVMTVISFLPVVFYIIKKPS from the coding sequence ATGAAAGATAGTATTTCCAGCAAAATTAATAAATCACACATCATGTGGTTCTCATTGTGCGCTACGCTATTAGGTGTATCTTCCACAGATATTTATATTTCGTCTCTTCCACAGATGGTAGCAGACTTTGCAACTAGCCCTAGCATGATAAATCTGACTATCTCATGCTACACCCTAGCAATGGCATTAGGCGGATTATATATTGGCATCCTTAGTAACCGTTTTGGCAGAAGACCAACATTACTATGGGGAATCGCATTATATGTTGTTTCATCTTTTTTTATTGCACATACTTCATCAATAATCCTGATGATTGCTATGCGCGTATTACAGGGAACTGCATGTTCGGCAATAGCGGTAATCACTAGGGTAATTTTCAAAGACATTATGAATGCACAAGAGCAAATCCATGCCAATGGGATTCAGGTAATGGGTATAGTTATCTCGCCAGCTATTGCTCCTAGTATTGGTGCATTTATGGCAGCTCATTTTGGCTGGCAAAGTTGTTTTGAGTTAAGTAGTTTTCTTGGTATATTTTTATTGATTTCTGGCTGGTTTATCATAAAAGAAACTAACTCTACACCAGTAAAAAAATTAGAATCACCAGCCAAATATATCTCAGCATATTTTAGTATTTTTACTAATAAAGCTCAACGCAGTTTACTAATGATAATCGGATTTTCATTTGCAAGTTACTTTGTATTTATCGGTATATCTAGCTATCTTTATATAAATAAACTTGGTATTTCACCAATTAACTATTCATATATTTTTATCATTATTGCAATTGGCTATTTTGCTGGAAATAGTCTGATGATGTATCTAAATAAGAACTCTTACCCGACAGATAAAATCATATCTAAAGGATTATTAATTAGTATTGCCGGGCTTATCCTGATTATTTCTGCTTGTCTGATACCTAGCAAACTCTTAATCATTTTATTTTTAACCAGCGGCGTTTTGATCATGCGTGGAGGTTCAGCATTAATAATAGCTCCAACACAGGTAAAACTTCTTGAAGAGGCTAAAGAACAAGGTGCTCTTGCAGTAGGGCTAGCCCAGTTTACTCAATTCGCTTTATCAAGTATAACTGCTTCGCTTGTTGTAATGTTTCATGATATCCCACTTACAGGGATGATAGTTATGACAGTGATTTCTTTCTTACCTGTAGTATTCTATATTATCAAAAAGCCCTCATAA
- a CDS encoding prolyl oligopeptidase family serine peptidase, with product MKRILLSLLPAFALVACNSGSSSSTKLNYPASQAESTTNSYYGTTVADPYQWMENTNSTQTLAWVNSQNSFSNSYISSLPEYNTVKALLTPSTTAKSLKDNNVNRHFIKVKDVYYYTNDKKIIIDTKPVGAGRVENVSVDNKIYITDSLNNVGRVFLDLQKMGIVKGEQKVVQTASTADNAYTITKTQDSNLDLGTITVINNQTQQIMPGDEIKYTSGSFTVYGDGFFYVKPQNVTDIYTSNYNYQQLFYHQIGTAVTTDKLIFDGGAMLSVNLDKTLYNNILYFQTNIDQTSEIYSLNPANLNSKPTLFLGDNYQSEFSILGSAANNNLLIQTTQGAAQKRLVSVNPNNPESANWENILPASTSDIVNSISICGNYYYADVLVNGASTLSRYDGNTPTPTNIALPGIGGLNDDGFDCTESGVFKYEYSNLITPWEKYDYNPTTQTSTQIGGGSIVGFNPADYEMKEIFVPSTGGAQVSIFIGHKKGIKLDGSNPTLIYVYGGFDSATKPFFDPNTLLLLKNGGIYVVAQVRGGGEYGTSWYNAGRLLNKQNTYNDVAAVANYLINNSYTSSAKLALWGASNGGLTTAATALQNPNLFKVVFPAVGVQDVLRYQLFTNGYTWYSDYGYSSGEGSTQEQFNNIMTFSPLQNVKNIAYPTMLIMTGMEDGRVAPSHSYKFAATMQNSGGGTNPYLLKSYAGQGHGPYNTTEAQIDMWTLFFNQTNTPISQN from the coding sequence ATGAAAAGAATATTATTAAGTTTATTACCAGCTTTTGCTTTGGTTGCGTGTAACAGTGGTTCGAGTAGTTCAACAAAATTAAATTATCCTGCGTCTCAGGCAGAAAGTACTACTAATAGCTATTATGGCACTACGGTTGCCGACCCATATCAATGGATGGAAAACACTAATAGTACGCAAACTTTAGCGTGGGTGAATAGCCAAAACTCTTTTAGCAATAGCTATATTAGTAGCTTGCCGGAGTATAACACGGTGAAAGCGCTTTTAACGCCATCGACAACGGCCAAATCATTGAAAGATAATAATGTAAATCGCCATTTCATTAAAGTAAAAGATGTCTATTATTATACCAATGATAAAAAAATTATCATTGATACCAAACCAGTTGGTGCGGGTAGGGTAGAGAATGTTTCGGTTGATAACAAAATATATATCACGGATAGCCTAAATAATGTCGGTAGAGTGTTTTTAGATCTGCAAAAAATGGGAATTGTTAAAGGTGAACAAAAAGTAGTTCAGACTGCTAGCACTGCCGATAACGCTTATACAATTACTAAAACTCAAGATAGTAATCTTGATCTAGGAACTATTACAGTTATCAACAATCAAACCCAGCAAATAATGCCCGGTGATGAAATTAAATATACTTCAGGTTCGTTTACTGTATATGGTGATGGGTTTTTCTATGTCAAACCACAAAATGTAACCGATATTTATACTTCAAATTATAATTATCAACAACTTTTTTATCATCAAATTGGAACTGCTGTAACCACAGATAAGCTTATTTTTGATGGTGGTGCAATGTTATCGGTAAATTTGGATAAAACTTTATATAATAATATACTATATTTCCAAACAAATATAGATCAAACTAGTGAAATTTATAGTTTGAATCCAGCTAATCTTAATAGTAAGCCAACTTTGTTTTTAGGTGACAACTACCAATCAGAGTTTTCAATACTTGGATCAGCAGCAAATAATAATTTATTGATTCAGACTACTCAGGGTGCAGCACAGAAGCGTCTTGTTTCAGTAAATCCAAATAATCCAGAATCAGCGAATTGGGAAAATATTCTTCCAGCAAGTACTAGCGATATTGTGAATAGCATTTCTATTTGCGGTAACTATTATTATGCAGATGTATTAGTTAATGGGGCAAGTACCTTATCTCGCTACGATGGCAATACTCCTACGCCGACTAATATTGCATTACCCGGTATCGGTGGATTAAATGATGACGGGTTTGATTGTACTGAATCGGGAGTATTTAAGTATGAATATTCTAATCTGATCACGCCGTGGGAAAAATATGATTACAATCCTACTACCCAAACTAGTACTCAAATTGGTGGTGGTTCAATTGTTGGCTTTAATCCCGCAGATTATGAAATGAAAGAAATTTTTGTACCATCTACTGGTGGGGCGCAGGTTTCAATTTTCATTGGGCATAAGAAAGGGATAAAACTAGATGGAAGTAATCCAACATTGATCTATGTTTATGGTGGCTTTGATAGCGCAACTAAACCGTTCTTTGATCCGAATACTCTATTGCTTTTGAAAAATGGCGGGATCTATGTAGTCGCTCAAGTACGTGGTGGTGGTGAATATGGAACTTCTTGGTATAATGCTGGACGGTTATTGAATAAACAGAATACTTATAATGACGTGGCAGCAGTTGCTAATTATCTGATTAATAATAGTTATACAAGTTCTGCTAAGCTGGCATTATGGGGAGCCTCCAATGGTGGTCTTACCACGGCTGCAACAGCACTGCAAAATCCAAACTTATTTAAAGTGGTGTTTCCTGCTGTTGGAGTGCAGGATGTACTACGTTATCAATTATTTACCAACGGCTATACTTGGTATTCAGACTATGGTTATAGTTCGGGTGAGGGTTCAACTCAAGAGCAGTTTAATAATATAATGACTTTCTCGCCATTGCAAAATGTAAAAAATATAGCATATCCAACTATGTTAATTATGACGGGAATGGAAGATGGACGAGTGGCGCCATCACATAGCTATAAATTTGCCGCAACTATGCAAAATTCAGGAGGTGGTACTAATCCATATCTATTGAAGTCGTATGCTGGTCAGGGTCATGGTCCATATAATACTACTGAGGCTCAGATTGATATGTGGACATTATTCTTTAATCAGACTAATACTCCAATAAGTCAAAATTAG
- a CDS encoding OprD family outer membrane porin, with translation MTRLATKYSFIIFFVLFISVAEADESAVISSDIIEINESGHKVKYKRIKEPSQEAIDNSQAEAGEDIDIETLKNAYISPYNYTQDPIAYNMGTSSVAGPNGTYHVGLSQINTTNINLNSQNEARFDATVEAWGQTQRWGGFALGGALQSGAVVEQTGQPNTYGTTGILFPTQAYADWEYKDVFEITGGNILLTTPWVNSISSFPGATYANQNNTYQGVTANLQIMPNLLVTGFRVFSYLQFPDNGFYSTTLYNTMGGPMQNIGSASTPGATGAGAIWSPSKNYTLNAWFYQFYDYADMWYADNNYHVPLANDVSFDFGIQALTQNANGSSIPANTLMPDSTTQNLGGVSGNAFGLKWAINVGHNTVTLAYNNVFGASGSYLNGGIVTPYTYGLETDPLYTTPALNSIAELGSGSAYLIKDSMAFLDNSLKASLAFSQFFVNQVYATQANQITEYDAALQYTIPHTTLNFWSRLVYVSQPDYAGGSFLQPRLIVNYTF, from the coding sequence ATGACCAGACTAGCAACAAAATATTCCTTTATAATCTTTTTTGTTCTTTTTATATCTGTAGCAGAAGCAGATGAATCAGCAGTTATATCTTCTGATATTATTGAAATAAATGAGTCTGGGCATAAAGTAAAGTATAAACGGATAAAAGAGCCTTCTCAGGAAGCTATTGATAACTCACAGGCTGAAGCTGGTGAAGATATCGATATTGAAACTTTAAAAAATGCCTATATTTCACCATATAATTATACCCAAGATCCAATTGCTTATAATATGGGTACTAGTTCAGTTGCAGGACCAAATGGAACCTATCACGTAGGTTTAAGTCAGATTAACACAACAAACATTAATCTTAATAGCCAAAATGAAGCTCGTTTTGATGCAACTGTTGAAGCATGGGGGCAAACTCAACGTTGGGGTGGTTTTGCTCTTGGCGGTGCACTACAAAGTGGTGCTGTTGTCGAACAAACAGGGCAACCAAACACTTATGGCACGACTGGAATACTTTTTCCTACTCAAGCATATGCAGACTGGGAGTATAAGGATGTTTTTGAGATAACTGGTGGGAATATCCTTCTGACTACGCCATGGGTTAACTCAATTAGTAGTTTCCCGGGCGCAACTTATGCCAATCAGAATAATACTTATCAGGGTGTAACTGCCAATTTGCAGATAATGCCTAATTTACTTGTTACCGGATTTCGTGTATTTAGCTATTTGCAATTTCCTGATAATGGTTTTTATTCTACTACCTTATATAACACTATGGGTGGACCAATGCAAAATATAGGTAGTGCCTCCACCCCTGGTGCTACCGGTGCTGGTGCTATTTGGAGTCCGAGCAAAAACTATACGCTTAATGCTTGGTTTTATCAGTTTTATGATTATGCTGATATGTGGTATGCAGATAATAACTATCATGTGCCATTAGCCAATGATGTTAGTTTTGACTTTGGAATTCAGGCACTAACCCAAAATGCCAATGGGAGTTCAATTCCAGCTAATACATTAATGCCAGATAGTACTACCCAAAATCTGGGTGGAGTTAGTGGAAATGCTTTTGGTCTTAAATGGGCAATCAATGTAGGGCATAATACGGTTACATTGGCGTATAACAATGTATTTGGTGCTAGTGGATCATACCTTAATGGTGGAATTGTAACACCATATACCTATGGATTAGAAACGGACCCACTTTACACAACCCCAGCTTTAAATAGTATTGCCGAGTTGGGTTCGGGTAGTGCATATTTGATAAAAGATTCTATGGCTTTTCTTGATAATAGTCTGAAAGCAAGCTTGGCTTTTTCACAGTTTTTTGTGAATCAGGTATATGCAACACAGGCAAATCAGATAACAGAGTATGATGCTGCCCTACAATATACAATTCCCCATACGACATTGAATTTCTGGAGTCGTTTAGTTTATGTCTCTCAGCCCGACTACGCAGGTGGTAGCTTTCTTCAACCTAGGCTAATTGTAAACTACACTTTCTAG